A section of the Thunnus albacares chromosome 6, fThuAlb1.1, whole genome shotgun sequence genome encodes:
- the LOC122984145 gene encoding collagen alpha-1(XII) chain-like, producing MDHLLMVLVLLWSSGLQAEDKHQPTGSQCESTAKADIVLMVSESGRISPEDHENMKSFLTKIVSYFDIGPDKVQIGLVQNSENPEIEWQLNTHQTKQSLLEAINHLPQRRGDSSGDHLGYTLDRLFKPTAGMRADSQRIAVLITDGESSSLDRASQLLRDISIEIYIIAVNKGRLIITASDPEETHMFRVSDSSFLLDIVDNVTINLCNSAVDSVRLVNGTKPCSGRLEESERSPQTDLYGGSIMTVFSLDIH from the exons ATGGATCACCTGCTGATGGTGTTGGTGTTGCTGTGGAGTTCAG gactccaggctgaagataaacaccaaccaacag gTTCTCAGTGTGAAAGCACAGCCAAGGCTGACATCGTGCTGATGGTCAGTGAATCCGGGAGAATCAGTCCTGAAGACCATGAAAACATGAAGTCCTTTCTAACTAAGATAGTCAGCTACTTCGACATCGGCCCTGACAAAGTCCAGATCG GTCTGGTTCAGAACAGTGAAAACCCAGAGATTGAATGGCAGCTGAACACCCACCAGACCAAACAATCCCTGCTGGAGGCCATAAACCACCTGCCACAGAGAAGAGGAGACTCCTCAG GAGATCATCTGGGCTACACCCTAGATAGGCTCTTTAAACCCACAGCAGGAATGCGTGCAGACTCCCAAAGAATTGCTGTCTTGATTACTGATGGAGAGTCCTCCAGCTTAGACAGAGCCTCGCAGCTCCTGAGAGACATCAGCATTGAGATCTACATTATTG ctgTAAACAAAGGTCGGCTGATTATCACCGCCTCAGATCCCGAAGAAACTCACATGTTCAGAGTCAGCGACTCCTCGTTCCTCCTGGACATCGTTGACAACGTCACCATCAACCTCTGTAACAGTGCCGTAG actctgtcaggctggtgaatgggactaAACcgtgttcaggcagactggag gaatCAGAGAGGAGCCCTCAGACAGATCTGTATGGTGGATCAATCATGACTGTGTTCAGTCTGGATATTCACTGA